One Myxosarcina sp. GI1 genomic window carries:
- a CDS encoding TniB family NTP-binding protein translates to MAKSNEDRDDYKEENSRYKNSSDKDQAQEYADDLGKIELPNESIQKEIARLRCKNIVLLQQVEHLHNWLEGKRKSRQSCRIVGESRTGKTIACESYKLRHKPKQETGKPPIVPVINIQPPQECGSRDLFALIIEHLKYKVVKGTVGEIRNRTLKVLERCQVEMLIIDEADRLRPKTFADVRDIFDNLGISVVLVGTDRLDAVVKRDEQVHNRFRACHRFGKLSGVEFQKTVTLWERNVLKLPVASNLSSKAMLKVLAPATGGYIGLLDMILRESAVRALEKGLKKIDLATLKEVAGEYK, encoded by the coding sequence ATGGCTAAATCTAATGAAGATCGAGACGATTACAAAGAAGAAAATAGTCGGTATAAAAACTCAAGTGACAAAGATCAAGCTCAAGAATATGCGGATGATTTGGGAAAAATAGAACTCCCAAACGAGTCTATCCAAAAAGAAATCGCTCGACTGAGATGTAAAAATATTGTTCTACTGCAACAGGTTGAACATTTACATAATTGGTTGGAAGGAAAAAGAAAATCCCGTCAGTCTTGTCGTATTGTGGGGGAATCTCGTACTGGTAAAACTATCGCTTGTGAGTCATACAAATTGAGACACAAGCCAAAACAAGAAACAGGAAAACCGCCAATTGTCCCTGTAATCAATATTCAACCCCCTCAAGAATGTGGTTCGAGAGATTTGTTTGCTCTAATTATTGAACATTTAAAGTACAAGGTTGTCAAAGGAACAGTCGGAGAAATTAGAAATAGAACTCTAAAAGTTTTGGAAAGATGCCAGGTTGAAATGCTAATTATTGACGAAGCAGACCGCCTAAGACCAAAAACTTTTGCTGATGTTAGAGACATTTTCGATAATTTAGGGATTTCTGTAGTTTTAGTGGGAACAGATCGTTTGGACGCAGTAGTGAAGCGAGACGAACAAGTTCACAATCGTTTTCGAGCTTGTCATCGCTTTGGCAAATTATCTGGGGTTGAATTTCAAAAGACAGTAACTCTTTGGGAAAGGAACGTTTTGAAACTTCCTGTAGCCTCGAACCTGAGTAGTAAAGCTATGCTCAAAGTTTTAGCACCAGCAACTGGGGGTTATATTGGTTTGCTAGATATGATTCTGCGAGAGTCTGCTGTTAGAGCTTTAGAAAAAGGTTTGAAGAAAATCGATCTAGCAACTTTGAAAGAGGTAGCGGGAGAGTATAAGTAA
- a CDS encoding TniQ family protein → MAELQSWLFQLEPYEGESLSHFLGRFRRENNFTTSVLGQEAGIGAVISRWERLYHNPFPPQEDLKALAKVVKVDVNRLRKMLPPKGIGMKHQPIRLCAACYVESPCHRIEWQFKQTDRCEKHQLRLLSECPNCKAKFSIPALWANGWCSRCFLTFAEMVQYQKSV, encoded by the coding sequence ATGGCAGAACTTCAGTCTTGGCTGTTTCAATTGGAACCTTATGAGGGAGAAAGTCTCAGCCATTTTTTGGGTAGATTTCGACGAGAGAATAATTTTACTACTTCTGTTTTAGGTCAAGAAGCAGGAATTGGTGCAGTAATTTCACGCTGGGAAAGACTTTATCACAATCCTTTTCCACCCCAGGAAGATTTAAAAGCACTAGCTAAAGTTGTTAAAGTAGACGTTAATCGCTTGAGAAAGATGCTACCACCAAAAGGTATTGGTATGAAGCATCAGCCAATTCGCCTCTGTGCAGCTTGTTATGTTGAATCACCTTGTCATCGCATTGAATGGCAGTTTAAGCAGACAGACAGATGTGAGAAACATCAGCTTAGGTTGTTATCGGAGTGTCCTAATTGTAAAGCTAAATTTTCTATTCCTGCTTTATGGGCAAATGGCTGGTGCAGCAGGTGTTTTTTGACTTTTGCTGAAATGGTGCAGTATCAAAAATCTGTTTAA
- a CDS encoding ATP-binding protein, with amino-acid sequence MTGTYKRNYEGDYPCTEDEVRQMLRDANSEPQDSQILENFDFSDLDVETIKAYRQRFSSRQPDHPWLALNDRDLLCKLGGWKRDRNTTKEGLTAAGLLMFGLELSIQDFFSHYHLDYQERLSNDPEERWTYRVTLDGKWEGNLFNFYYRVYGRLVQDLDVPFILDRDAMRKDETHVHEALREALVNTLIHADHLSSRPITILKFKDRFELSNPGRLRIPIDLLYDGGVSDPRNPNLLKMFKMIGLGEQAGSGFPKILRAWREQQWFRPFISENIDLNITKVALPMVSFIPEDIEQELRKLVGDNYRYLQELDRIILLLAHRFGEISNNGIQGFSQKHPRDIGDRLKYLVENRWLQKYGHGRGTYYCLPTLDISKALLLNQNIQVSVSSSDHLPVNSDHLPVNSDHLPVNSDHLSENSDDLEKLKAIARPVREKRKVSADVMRQAILEVCKERFLTLQQLEVILDRTNSTLRTRFLKKMVEEGLIELRYPDKPSHPEQAYRTKK; translated from the coding sequence ATGACAGGGACTTATAAACGTAACTATGAAGGAGATTATCCTTGTACAGAAGATGAAGTTCGCCAAATGTTGCGGGATGCTAACAGTGAACCCCAAGATTCTCAAATTTTGGAAAATTTTGACTTTAGCGATCTCGATGTAGAAACAATCAAAGCTTATCGTCAAAGATTCAGTTCTAGACAACCCGATCATCCTTGGTTGGCATTGAACGATCGAGATTTACTGTGTAAGTTAGGAGGATGGAAACGCGATCGCAATACAACAAAAGAAGGGCTAACAGCTGCTGGATTACTAATGTTTGGTCTTGAATTAAGTATTCAAGATTTTTTCTCTCATTACCACTTGGATTACCAAGAAAGATTATCTAACGATCCAGAAGAACGTTGGACATATAGAGTTACCTTAGATGGCAAATGGGAAGGAAATTTATTTAATTTTTACTATCGTGTTTATGGAAGGCTCGTACAAGATTTGGACGTACCTTTTATTCTCGATCGAGATGCCATGCGTAAAGATGAGACTCATGTTCATGAAGCACTAAGAGAAGCCTTGGTTAATACGTTAATCCATGCCGATCATTTATCTTCTCGCCCAATAACGATTTTAAAATTTAAAGACAGATTCGAGCTTTCTAATCCAGGTCGTTTAAGGATTCCTATCGATCTGCTTTACGACGGAGGTGTAAGCGATCCTCGTAATCCTAATTTATTAAAAATGTTTAAAATGATTGGTTTAGGAGAACAAGCTGGTTCTGGATTTCCTAAAATTTTGCGAGCTTGGCGAGAACAACAATGGTTTAGACCTTTTATTTCTGAAAATATAGATCTCAACATTACCAAAGTTGCTCTACCAATGGTTAGTTTCATTCCTGAAGACATAGAACAGGAATTACGCAAACTTGTTGGGGATAATTATCGCTATCTCCAGGAGTTAGATCGGATTATTTTATTGTTAGCACATCGTTTTGGGGAAATTAGCAATAATGGTATCCAAGGTTTTAGCCAAAAACACCCTAGAGATATTGGCGATCGCCTGAAATATTTAGTAGAGAATCGTTGGTTGCAAAAATACGGTCATGGTCGTGGCACTTACTATTGTTTGCCCACTTTAGATATTTCTAAAGCATTACTATTGAATCAAAATATTCAAGTTTCTGTAAGTAGCTCCGATCATTTGCCAGTTAACTCCGATCATTTGCCAGTTAACTCCGATCATTTGCCAGTTAACTCCGATCATTTAAGTGAAAACTCTGATGATTTGGAAAAACTAAAGGCGATCGCAAGACCTGTCAGAGAGAAAAGAAAAGTTTCAGCAGATGTAATGCGACAAGCTATTTTAGAGGTGTGCAAAGAGAGATTTTTAACCCTGCAACAATTAGAAGTAATACTCGATCGCACTAATTCTACGCTTAGAACTCGATTTCTTAAAAAGATGGTAGAAGAAGGACTTATAGAATTAAGATACCCCGACAAACCAAGTCATCCCGAACAAGCCTATCGAACAAAAAAATAA
- a CDS encoding helix-turn-helix domain-containing protein, protein MDLETLLEKLDIGESQDFECKRAEDNVPKDAWKSISAFANTEGGYVVLGVAEKKGRFQILGVNNSKKQLKEFWDNHNNP, encoded by the coding sequence ATGGATTTAGAAACCCTCCTAGAAAAACTCGATATTGGTGAAAGTCAAGATTTTGAATGCAAAAGGGCTGAAGATAACGTACCAAAAGACGCTTGGAAAAGTATTTCAGCTTTTGCCAATACAGAAGGAGGTTATGTCGTTCTTGGTGTTGCAGAGAAAAAAGGCAGATTTCAAATCCTCGGTGTTAACAATTCAAAAAAACAACTTAAAGAATTTTGGGACAATCACAATAATCCTTAA
- a CDS encoding DUF433 domain-containing protein, whose amino-acid sequence MNNYHLANLDRITFNPRIMAGQACIRGMHIPVSLILNLVANGKPFEEILEEYPDLELDDIKQSLQYAALLTRESVYPFEITA is encoded by the coding sequence ATGAATAATTATCATCTTGCAAATTTAGACCGTATTACCTTTAACCCTCGCATTATGGCAGGACAAGCTTGTATTCGCGGTATGCATATTCCCGTTTCTTTAATTCTTAATTTAGTAGCAAACGGTAAACCTTTCGAGGAAATCTTAGAAGAATATCCCGATTTAGAACTAGACGATATTAAACAATCTTTGCAATATGCAGCTTTGTTGACAAGAGAAAGTGTTTATCCGTTTGAAATTACTGCATAA